The Candidatus Nitrospira nitrificans DNA window AATACATTCCCCAACGTCTCTCCCAATGTCGCGCCCACGACGTTGAGAAAATGGTCTGGTTTTCTGATCTCGAGCTGATCGAAAAAGATCTGGTTCAATTCATAATCGTGATTCTGCCCGGTATGGACGAGAACATGGCGAGCATGCCGATCGAGCTTCCCGATGACTCGACATAACTTGATGACCTCGGGACGAGTCCCGACGACCGTCATGATTTTCATCGACGTCATAAATGAATAGGTCCGAGCATGACGCAACCGGTGCGGCTAGCGCAGAAGCTCGACGCCGTCGCCCGGATCACCATCTTCAACCATAAGGCGATGCTTCTTGAGCAACGCGGTCGTGCCGGCAAGATCGAGAACCTCGTCTCCTGAACTATATTCTTTGACCAACGCATTGGACTCGGATGCCGAGTCCTGCCTCAACTCGGGAAGCATGGGTTGAATGGCGTAATAGGCTCCCCGCCGGACACAGTGATGGATTTCTTCCTCCGAGATCAAAATCTCATGAAGCTTCTCACCGGGACGAATTCCGATTGTTTTGATGGAGAGGTCCCGCGGCCCGACCAATGCGCGCGCGATATTCATGACCGTGGCCGACGGAGCACGGGGAATGTAGGTCTCCCCTCGTCTTGCATCCCGTAAGGCGGCAAAGACGGTATCCACGGCATCGTCCAGGCTGAGCAGAAACCGTGTCATTTCCGGCGATGTAATCGTCACCGGCCCTCCGTTCTTGATCTGATCGTGAAAGAGAGGGATGACCGATCCTCTGGACGCAAGGACATTCCCATACCGGACGCAGACGAAGCGGGTGCGAGGGTTCAAGATATTGGCGGCCACCAATATGCGTTCCTGCACGGCCTTGGTCATGCCCATCACATTCACCGGCTTGCACGCTTTATCGGTGCTGATCCCGATGACCGTTCCTACGGGGTATCCCTGCTCCTCAATCGCGCGAACGATATTGGAAGCCCCCAGGCAGTTGGTCAAAACGGCTTGCAAGGGAAAGTATTCGCAGGTCGGAACTTGCTTGAGCGCCGCGGCATTGATCACGACGTCGGCCTGCTTCACGGCAGAACAGACATCCTCGTACCTACGCACATCGCCGATCCTGAACTCCAACACATTCATGAAGTTATTGAAAATCACCTCGTCGGTCGTCACCTGCCTGTGGAGATAGGACATCCTCATCTCATGCTGCTTGGCTTCATCCCGAGACAGGACGATCACCTTCTTGGGGGTTCCCAACTCACCGGTGAGCAGTCGATGCACCAGTTTCTTGCCCATGGAGCCGGTGCCGCCGGTCACCAGAATGGTCTTGTCCGTCAGAATCATGCAACCCTTTCTGTCATATGACGGGCCATGTCATCGATCATGGCGTCCCACGCAGGAGGCGAGTATCCCGTATCCCGATGAAAGCGAGACGCATCGAGGCTTCGGTCACACTCAAATGCCATATCGCGTTCGATCGTGACAGGGACCTGAAGCCGGTCTCGGACGAGGGTCAGGAGGTCATACTTGCTGATGGGCAGCGCCGCGACGTGGTACAGGCCGTGAATCGCCGGAACGTCCGTCAGAACCAGGCCCACGATGCGCGCGAGTTCGCTGGTAGGAAATCCCGAGAAGATAGCCTTGGCAAACCCTTTCACCGTCCGCCCTCGCTGCGCAAGAAACCACTCCAGCAGCCCGGTCTTCCGTGAAAGCTCCGGCCCGACCATCGACGTACGCAGTGTCAGACAATGCGGCTCGGATATTTCGCCCAATAACTTGGTCCGACCGTAGATATCCTCCGCGTCCGGCTGATCGGCTTCTCGATAATTGCCTCTCCGTCCAGAAAACACGCAATCCGTACTGAAGTGAATGAGTCTCGCCCCGATCGTCCGACAAAGAAGCGCCAACCGATGGGGCAGGAGCGAATTGATTTCCAGGCTTGAAATAACGGCCTTGGCCTCGGACCTTTGCTTGATCACGCCCACGGCATTCAACACCGCCTCCGGTCTGAATTCCGCCATAACTTGCACCAGCGCGTCCATGTGCTTCACGTCCACTCCATAACAGGCTATTCCTGGTTCGAACAGTCCGTACGCTCCATAGGCCTCTCTGCCGAGCCTGAGCGTGACACGGACATCATGACTCCCCATGAAATGGCGTAAGAGTTGATGCCCCAACATCCCGTCTCCGCCAAGGATCAAGATGCGCATCTCTGTGCTTCCCCCGCTAACTCCTTCATCCAGCCATCCAGACGAGTGAGCAGATTGTTCCTTTCAAACTCTTGAAGAAAATAGCATCTTCCGTTCTGTCCCATGATCTCTCTGTCCGACGAAGACATCAGCGACAGCTTGAGCACCGCCTCGGCCAGAGCCGGGGCGTCTTCAGGGGCCACCACCATTCCGGCGTGAGCTTCCTCGACGATGCGGGCTCCCTCGCCTTCCAATGAGGCCAGAATCGGGCGGCCGCAGGCCATATAGGATTGGACCTTGGAAGGAATCGTCAACGCGAAAATAGGATCTTTCTTGAGGGTCACCAGAAGCACATCCGCCTGTGCGAACCATTCCGGCATAGACTCGATCGGATGCCGTCCCAGCACATGCACGCATTGAACGAGGCCTCGCCGAACCACCTCCGCCTGCACCCAATTGAATTGGCGGCCGTCACCGAGAATCAACCAATGGATCGCGCGATGGTCGCGCAATTTTTCAGCGGCATCCAAAATGGTCTCGAACGATTGGGCCGCGCCGATATTGCCGGCAAACATGACACGGAAGCCTTCCGGAAGCCGGCAGGGAACCGACGCCGCATCCCGTGAAACCGGTCGATAGAGTTCTTCCGCGCTGTTCGGATAATACAAAATACGGGCGGGATCAGCTCCGAGTTTCTGCACACGATCAACAAAAGCCCGTGACTGCACGAGTATGCGGTCGCAACCGTTGTAGATGAAGGAAACCAGAGAGGCCACTCTGTCGAGGGCCCATTGTGACTTCACCGCCCCTATGGCCGACAGGCTCTCAGGCCAAAGATCCTGTACCCATAATACCATCGGTGCCTGCTTCACCGCCTTCATGACCAAGCCCGGCAACGCCACCGTGATAGGAGAAGGCTCGTAGACAAATACGACATCGAAGGTACCGCGACAGTATACAGGACCGAGCACGCTGGCCAACAAGGCGAAAGAAAAGAAATTGAAGACAAGCCGCACGGACCCTCCGTTGCCGCGCGGCACTAAAGGGACGCGAATCACCTCCGCTCCGGCGAACATTTCACGGCTCCTCCCCAGCAATGAGTAGCCGTCAAAGATCAGCCCCGAAGGGTAATTGGGCTTCCCCGTCAACACCGTCACCTGATGCCCGAGCTTCACAAGCCCCTGCACCAAATCATTGATGCGGAAGTTTTCAGGCCAGAAATACTGGGTAACAAGGAGGATTCGCAGGTTCATCCGACCTGACACTCCTTGGATGCAAGCGATTGCAAGAGCTTCCATGTGGACGAGGCT harbors:
- a CDS encoding polysaccharide biosynthesis protein, which codes for MILTDKTILVTGGTGSMGKKLVHRLLTGELGTPKKVIVLSRDEAKQHEMRMSYLHRQVTTDEVIFNNFMNVLEFRIGDVRRYEDVCSAVKQADVVINAAALKQVPTCEYFPLQAVLTNCLGASNIVRAIEEQGYPVGTVIGISTDKACKPVNVMGMTKAVQERILVAANILNPRTRFVCVRYGNVLASRGSVIPLFHDQIKNGGPVTITSPEMTRFLLSLDDAVDTVFAALRDARRGETYIPRAPSATVMNIARALVGPRDLSIKTIGIRPGEKLHEILISEEEIHHCVRRGAYYAIQPMLPELRQDSASESNALVKEYSSGDEVLDLAGTTALLKKHRLMVEDGDPGDGVELLR
- a CDS encoding dTDP-4-dehydrorhamnose reductase family protein — translated: MRILILGGDGMLGHQLLRHFMGSHDVRVTLRLGREAYGAYGLFEPGIACYGVDVKHMDALVQVMAEFRPEAVLNAVGVIKQRSEAKAVISSLEINSLLPHRLALLCRTIGARLIHFSTDCVFSGRRGNYREADQPDAEDIYGRTKLLGEISEPHCLTLRTSMVGPELSRKTGLLEWFLAQRGRTVKGFAKAIFSGFPTSELARIVGLVLTDVPAIHGLYHVAALPISKYDLLTLVRDRLQVPVTIERDMAFECDRSLDASRFHRDTGYSPPAWDAMIDDMARHMTERVA
- a CDS encoding glycosyltransferase family 4 protein, with protein sequence MNLRILLVTQYFWPENFRINDLVQGLVKLGHQVTVLTGKPNYPSGLIFDGYSLLGRSREMFAGAEVIRVPLVPRGNGGSVRLVFNFFSFALLASVLGPVYCRGTFDVVFVYEPSPITVALPGLVMKAVKQAPMVLWVQDLWPESLSAIGAVKSQWALDRVASLVSFIYNGCDRILVQSRAFVDRVQKLGADPARILYYPNSAEELYRPVSRDAASVPCRLPEGFRVMFAGNIGAAQSFETILDAAEKLRDHRAIHWLILGDGRQFNWVQAEVVRRGLVQCVHVLGRHPIESMPEWFAQADVLLVTLKKDPIFALTIPSKVQSYMACGRPILASLEGEGARIVEEAHAGMVVAPEDAPALAEAVLKLSLMSSSDREIMGQNGRCYFLQEFERNNLLTRLDGWMKELAGEAQRCAS